The Dermochelys coriacea isolate rDerCor1 chromosome 7, rDerCor1.pri.v4, whole genome shotgun sequence sequence GAAAAATGGGGGTGGGTAGAGGAGACCAATTCTAGACCTCAGGACTTTAAACATCTTCATCTGCTCCCAACAGTTCAGTATGATGACCCGAGCAACAATTCCCTTTCTGAATCTGGGAGATTAGTTTGGTTTGTTTCCCTCTACCTTATTTTCATGGTGGCATTCATCCCTTGCACAAACAATTCCATGTTTTATGGTAGGCAAGGACCACTGCCAGCATTGCATCCTACTCTTTGGCCTCTCCACCATCCCCAGCCGTACCCCAAGGGTCTTTATCAAATTTCTGTCAGCCACAGCAGCCTATCTTCGGCGGATAGGCATCATCATCTTTTCCTGCCTAGCTCCTGAAAGGCCGCTCCCTTCTCAAAGCATAGAGCACAACCAGGAAGACCCTGTCTCTGTTTCACTTGCTGGGTCTCCACCTCAAGATGGAGATGTTTACCCTAACACCCACACAACATATAGACTTAATCTGGGCCACTCTGGACCCAAACTCCAACTTTGTTTCAATAATCCAACAGAGTCCACTAACCACTACGAGGATTTCCTAAACTTCTGGACCATGGGGCAGCCTGTATGTTCACAACTCCCATTTTCGGTGTCTTCAAGCATGGTTGAGAACCATCGATACTCTCTACAGACACAACCTATCCAAGTGGGCGTCCGTACCTCGGAAGGTCTTGATTCTCTGAACTCATGGAAGGACCCACAAAAAGTGTGCGTGGgagttctgtttgtacagcatcctTCAACGAAGATCATCACCACAGATGACTCTGTCGCATGTTGGGGTGTACACTCCCAAAAcctcacagttcagggcaaaaGGACCACCCTCCATATCAACGTATTGGAGCTCAGAACAGACAGTTACACGTGCCATCACTTCCTACTATACATCAAGGACAACAGCGCAGCAGTGTATTACATCAATCAGCATGGAGGAGCAAGATCCCAGTCCTTGTGCACCAAAACTATGGTACTGATGCCTATCACATAGCATACAGGTGTGAGCGCTTTTCTGCAGCCCTCCTCTCAAAATGTGACTACTTGATGGCTCTACTTCCTGTAAAATACTCTTTAGCTCACAATCTCGATTACCTGCTGAATTTAAAAACCACACTTATTGCTGAGCTCCATCAAAGTTTACCTAGCTGCCCTCGTAGCTTCTCACCTTCCCAGAGAAGGGTTCTCAGTCTTTGCCCCATCCCACCACTGCAAGATTTATCAAAGACCTATTCAACATCTTCCCACCTATCAAGGAACTAACTCTGCCACTAGTCCTCACTTTACTTCTTGCCTTTTACCTCAACAGGACTAGGCCCTTTTCAGGTTTCCCCTGGACTCTTCATCTCTGTTGCAGAACAAATGGAGGGACGTCCGATCTCCACCCAAAAACTGTCCATGCGATTTGCAGGTTGTGTTCTATCATTCTATGAGTTTTCAGGGGTTCATCCTACACTCCAAAAGTTATTGCTTGTACCACCAGGGCTCTGTAGCCAATCTCAAAAATTGACCCATCTCAGACATCAGCAAGGCAGCCACCTGGTCTTTGCCGCACGCATTTTACCAGCATTACACTCTTGTGCCCTATTCCAGGACTGATGCAGCCTTTGGTGGTGCTGTCCTTTGAGCAGTACTGAATCCACTCCCTTGCACTGGGGCCTGACTTCGAGATGCATCTCCCTGTGGGTGATCCACTGCCTGCTCTCCTTCTCCTTGGCCTCAGAGTCTCCTTCTTGGGACTTtcatggttgagaaggaactggagtggtgTCAGGTCTGCCCCTCCTTATATACCCTCATATCTGGGCACAAGGGTCTCTGGGGTGCAAGCATGGAGCACCCCTAGGGAGACATCTTGAAGAATTCAATTTACTATACCAGGTAAGTAACTCCTCCATCTTTTTGATAAAGAGCTCAGTCAGTTTAGTTTGTATcccactgtaaggcatttttgtggctgatgtgacttgTTTGGCTGATGTAAGTTGCATTAATTTCCCTTTTGCCTTCCAGCCTGCTGTTGCTTTAACTGAAGTAGAACAAACCCCATGCGTAAGTTATTGTAACCTCTATTGTAACcttgaaatgtttgtttcaatGATTAATCCTTGATTCCTTAAGTTGGTGTGGAGTAGAATGAAAAAGCCCCACTGTGGTGATATGGCATAATTATGTACCTGACAGCCTGTCGAGCTACATTCCCTATGTGTTGCTGAGCACATCTCTCATCCCAGACACTCCCTTCTGAGGGATAAGAGTGTCAAGTTCTGAAATAAGATATTTGATGTTTGGGAAATGGTCTTATTTTTATGAATGTCCTAACAAGTAGCATTGGGTCTGGTATTTCTAAACACACCATAAGAGTGTCCATGCTCTGTATGTCTTTCCCCTTGTCCTCCCACAGCCTTTTGGCTACACACTAATTGTAATTCATTTGTTCCTCCAAGATGACTGGTACTGCTTTGACTCCACGGCGCAGCCCCAGGGTAAATGTCTATGTTCTCCTTTTGGGTTCTGCTAGTATATTGGATATCAGGGGAAGGATGGTTCCAGTGACTTAGGGCACTAGCCTCAGACTTGGCAGATCTTGAACTTTTACAGACCTGctttaatttaaagtaaatatGGGCTGAGCTACTTCCTTTAGACAGCCCTGAGACTGAAGTGTCCATTGGCCCCGCCAgtggggggtggctgggagttccacaggttagctgTATTGGTGAGGGAGAAGAAGGGATAAACTGCATCTCCTTTCCTTGCAGATCTCCCAGAAGGCAGGAAAGGAGAACTTCCCCGTGGAAAGCAGCGAGGCCAAAGGATGTGGAAGCACTGATGCTAACCCAGTCTTAGCATCATCTCTCCCTGCCAATGCCTCAGGCCTGGTGGAGAAGGCTGCCCTGTCTACAGTTAGCATCAACATATGTGACTCTCCTCCCCAGGATGAGAGGGATGTGCTGATGTCTAAGAAAGTGCGCCGATCCTACAGCCGTCTGGATGCCTCACCCAGCTTGGACATGTCAACACCCACATTCGCCCATGGCCTGCAGAAGAAGTGCTCACTCTTTGGCTTTGAGAAGTTCCTAGTGCCTGATGCACTGGCAGATGTGTCTCCAGTGGGTAAGGTTTCCCCTGCCCAAGAGACTCCAGTGGAGCCCAGTGCCTTGGGCTCCACTAAGGAATGGGACACAAACATTCCTGGCATCTCCTTTCCCAAAGAGAAACGGAAGAAAAGGAGGATCCCCCAGATAGATGTGAGTACTGCCcgcttggatgggagacctcaaGGGAATGAGATTGGGAATTCTAGTGTCACTCAAGTGCTCTAGTTGAGGGACGGGGagatctttgaggcagggaccccTGCATTCTGTTAGCTACTCTGTATCAATCAGCTTGTGCTTGTTATAATtagtttttctgttgttttttactTCCTCTGCTCTAGAAATCTGAACTGGATGAGTGGGCTGCTCAGATGAATGCACAGTTTGAAGAAGCAGAGCAGTTTGATCTTCTTGTGGAATGAAACCTCTCCCCAGTAACTTGCATTATTCTTTTGTACATAGAGCTGACGTGTTGTTTTTTCACTCTAATAAACTGGTTCTGTATGTCTGTCTCTCTTTAGAAGTCTGCTCTATAGATTCTGGTATGTATTgcttactagggctgtcaagcaattaaaaaaattaatcactctattaaacaataatagaataccctgtatttcaatatttctggctgttttctacattttcaaatatattgattttggttacaacacaatacaaagtgtattGAAATTACTAAAGtagaactatgtacaaaaaataactgcattcaaacaatgtaaaactttagagtctacaagtccactcagtccttcagCTAAACAAAGACGATAATGCTGCTGAttacaaaaatgtagaaaaacatctaaaatttaTTATagatttttagggctgtcaagcactTAATCACtattaatagtgcaattaatcacactgttaacaatagaatacaatttatttttggatgtttactacattttcaaatatattaatttcaattacaacacagaatacaaagtatacagtgttcactttattttttattacaaatatttgcactgtaaaaaacaaaaaatatttttcaattctccccctacacaatgtaaaattttagagcctacaagtccactcactgctacttcttggtcagccagtcactcagacaaacaaggttggtt is a genomic window containing:
- the LOC119858734 gene encoding sororin-B isoform X1; this translates as MAGGGQRRIRSAGAAPAGSGARGDNVSPPLRRRSERIAGSPTRRGPQRKPLLEKKMVGSPLPAPVVKRLIMVKKIMPRKQQPAVALTEVEQTPCMTGTALTPRRSPRISQKAGKENFPVESSEAKGCGSTDANPVLASSLPANASGLVEKAALSTVSINICDSPPQDERDVLMSKKVRRSYSRLDASPSLDMSTPTFAHGLQKKCSLFGFEKFLVPDALADVSPVGKVSPAQETPVEPSALGSTKEWDTNIPGISFPKEKRKKRRIPQIDKSELDEWAAQMNAQFEEAEQFDLLVE
- the LOC119858734 gene encoding sororin-B isoform X2, with translation MVSIRVTKQLVLTPSMGWRDMSWKDSFVTITFPSKVIFTSASLLLLLVHMGIFGGDLYHFTVTQKFNLMSFHGTTVLLVSHVMSFYWALLATFYTLEANDKVLRGFALTSLDNVSPPLRRRSERIAGSPTRRGPQRKPLLEKKMVGSPLPAPVVKRLIMVKKIMPRKQQPAVALTEVEQTPCMTGTALTPRRSPRISQKAGKENFPVESSEAKGCGSTDANPVLASSLPANASGLVEKAALSTVSINICDSPPQDERDVLMSKKVRRSYSRLDASPSLDMSTPTFAHGLQKKCSLFGFEKFLVPDALADVSPVGKVSPAQETPVEPSALGSTKEWDTNIPGISFPKEKRKKRRIPQIDKSELDEWAAQMNAQFEEAEQFDLLVE